catcttCCATTACAGAATCAAATACAGATAGATTCTGATAGCCCGGAGGTCTGTAAACACATACTACAACATGCTTATCAAGCTCGACACAGGACAATTCTATAGAATGTTCAACTGACAATCTGATAATGTCTTTCCTTTCTTTAGATTTAACAgaatttttgattaatattaatgatccACCGTGTATCATACACTTCCGGCTGAAATAGCTAACTAcacaataattttcataattaatagaCATTATCTGATGACCATTTAACCAATGTTcagttaaacaaataatatcgaacttggttttttctaaaaacattTCTATTTCCAGTAATTTGGAAGAGCAACCTTGAATATTCTGATGAAATAATCTTAAAGTATGTTGCTTTCCTTttggtttattaaaacatgttaAATTGCCAGAAGCTACCTTTTTATTATccacaaataataattgattatttaaacgGTTAACTTCTGTTGTCTTACAGCCTAGTTTAAAGTACTATCCGGAGTGACCTCTACAGTTGTAGAATAACCTAAGGTATGTGTTCCAGCAGGAAGAGTATACTCTATCTGACTGGTATTGGCCTCCAAGTATGTTGGTATTATAGGTGGACCCTCCTTCGTACAacataaagatatattatcaATCACTGTGTTGTTAGTGTAACTAGGCAACACAGTCTCGTCACTAATCCtagaatttgttatattagctATAACCTTGTTAATATTGTATGCTATTAACATAGCAATCAACCGTCTACATTCCAAAGACAGAGATAAAGTTCTCTGAGTTAACTTAGAACCACTAACAAACTTATTagtgtcaaaatataataatttgtcacTATGACGACATGTCAACATGTGAATagtattattcaatttaaaaatatgattattttcaACCTCTGACAGAGTATCAGAGTAGGGAAAAGCACATAACATCAGCTTtcctatgtttaattttaataaggtgCTGACACCATCCACTATGTCCTTTTTGGTAATACCAATGCTGTTACCtagtaataaaactaaagcaGAATAATTGTCCaggtttgaatttttaatttgtttaattatttgtttaaaacttatGTTATGGTAACTATGATTGGTAAAACTATGGCTAAGGTAATTATGTAGGATTTTTCCAAAGCCTGAACCTATTTCATCACAAAAGaaaatggttttatttttctgtgtaTCAACACCGGCCTTTGCTGTAAGAGCTAGCACCGGAGGAGATAAGTCAAGATTGAGCTGAGGAGGTGGCGGATGGCTCGCACTGGTGCTTGAGAGATTGTTGGTCAGCGACTCATACATCTCAGCATTGCATTTCACCAAGTCCAGCAGCTCCCCAGCTTCAAGCAGGCGCTCACTCAGTTGTTGTTGTGATATCTCATATTTCTCATAAATATTCTTCAGCAAGTCCTCCTTGTATAGTAAATCATGTTGGAGAAGCTGAGTATCAATATCATACTTTTCCCTACATTCCTCTAGCTGGACAAtacaagtatttaatttatttgataaaactaCCCGGTCTTTTCTAAGggaaagatttaattttaagagattatgtttttttattgttctctGTGAccgtttaatagtttttttaattttaatatatttttttaatttgttatgacTCATAACTATAGGACACAATGGTAAGGTGTCATCACCAGTCAAATCTATTGTTACAGCCGGCTCACACACTGGTTTTGACGTACTGACTACCAACTCATTAAATAGGCTATTGGTTTTAGAAACCTGCTTGCTAAACTTGACAGATTCTGAGAGAGAAAGGGCCCTATGGGCATCACACAATTCTTGTTCAAGTTCTGAAATACGGTTCAAAGCCAGTTCATGAGTGTCACTGCACTCTTGAAGTGTTGACACTTGGATTTTCAGTTGATTGTGTTGGTCAGCTAAGTCCATGTGCTCAATGTGTAGCTTAGCTAACTCATTTTTGAGGAAGGTGTTCTTGTCAACAACATTTTTCACTTCCACCTCACTGTCGTCCCTCTCCTGGAGCAACTGTTCGCATAAAGCTTTAGAAACTTCAAGCTCCTTCAAAGTAGCTCTCAGTTTTGTTTCCATCTCCTTGATAGTAACTCTGCGGGTCATCATTTTCCTTAATGTTAGTGACCTGGAATGTGTGAAAGGTTTGCAGCTAAATAACAGTGCAAGAACAAAATGTTAAAACACTGCTTtggttgttattaagtactaaGTTTTAAGCTACAATAAAAgctaaatttacattacaagTTAAGTATTTCATTAACATGGAACACTTAATGAGCCTATTTTGTGCAGTAATTATGTAGTATTAAGTAATTGTCTCGGCGAATGTTTTCGTCTTCGATTTTACTTCCACCAGTTGTCAAGTAAAAGGAGACATAAAACCGTGCCAATGTGTGATGGACGTGGCTCAGATGCCTGAGCAGTATTTTGTGATGTTATGTAAGatgtaaatattaactataataacattaaaagaacAGAATACTCCCCGGGTTATGAGGTTTTTTGAAATCCGTCGTCGTTGAGGCGTTAAGTTGACAGCCGGTTTAAGTTTCTTGTTTTGCGAAGCTCTCGCGACAAAAAAAACACTGTACAATTACTACATGTAATACacaatacttattttaaacgatattacacttatttaacttaattagtacacttttattaattttactaaatttaaatctagAGATCGTTTTTTTTACGACCAGCCACCAGTGTTGCCAGTATTATCTTTTctccggagttggtatcgactaaaagatggaaggttttggcagaaatggctcacggtgtcctctattttcgcggattgtttatcttgagattttaatttggatattattggatcccaagtgtttgacaattttaggccgccttctctattgaaattggggtgttttttgaattcaatggcttcgcgtaccaatcttgggaagaatcttgtttctttcgcaagtactttcggttggtcaaagcgtatgtagtgattaagcctatctagtatgtgttcacagactgctgattttgtgtgtcgtctatgttTTATGTCCgcaatgtgttctttaagtctgctggacatattgcgtttagtttgccctatgtaagacagtaaaatttttttttttatactccataaaaatacaaagacatatatatacatatataaaaaaatcatcttcTACCACATTTACCATCGAgtgtgttcagaggagttgttcggattaatgcCTCCAggtgaatttcatcatcggtcGTCGAGGCAATATTTGAAATTCACACATATCACATGAACGACGGATTTCGCAACAGAGCGTTATTAAGGTATccgcgcaccaccgctatgtggaaTGACTATTTACGAAAAGAGTGAGCTCTCTGGCATCGTTAGTTTCCATGGGTAATGGTTTCACATCAGGTGAGACTAACCCGTTGGCCCTCGTTGTGtaaggaaatatatttatactagctgaccgggcaaacgtcgttttgccatgtatatcatttataacaaaaaataggggttgatcgtagagaggtgaaagttaggggttgtatgtattttttaatgctgtttcataaaaaaataaaaacagaataaaatttctaaaaataaaaataaaaaatctaggggtggactacccttaacatttagggtgatgaaaaatagatgttgtccgattctcagatatATCCAATATGcttacaaaatttcatgagaatcggtcaagccggtTCGGAGGaatttaaccacaaacaccgcgacacgagaattttatatatcagaGGGATCTCCCAAGGCAATTCacataattttctattttttgcTTTTGCCTCGTGGCTCGTGGCCATAGACTAAAAGACTGGTGAATTGACCACAagcatattatatacttagcCAAAAATATACCTgccaatgtttttttaactcAAATCCTCATTTCAATAAGAAATGGTTTCCATTAAGGAtcctataataataact
Above is a genomic segment from Pieris napi chromosome 7, ilPieNapi1.2, whole genome shotgun sequence containing:
- the LOC125051377 gene encoding uncharacterized protein LOC125051377, which gives rise to MMTRRVTIKEMETKLRATLKELEVSKALCEQLLQERDDSEVEVKNVVDKNTFLKNELAKLHIEHMDLADQHNQLKIQVSTLQECSDTHELALNRISELEQELCDAHRALSLSESVKFSKQVSKTNSLFNELVVSTSKPVCEPAVTIDLTGDDTLPLCPIVMSHNKLKKYIKIKKTIKRSQRTIKKHNLLKLNLSLRKDRVVLSNKLNTCIVQLEECREKYDIDTQLLQHDLLYKEDLLKNIYEKYEISQQQLSERLLEAGELLDLVKCNAEMYESLTNNLSSTSASHPPPPQLNLDLSPPVLALTAKAGVDTQKNKTIFFCDEIGSGFGKILHNYLSHSFTNHSYHNISFKQIIKQIKNSNLDNYSALVLLLGNSIGITKKDIVDGVSTLLKLNIGKLMLCAFPYSDTLSEVENNHIFKLNNTIHMLTCRHSDKLLYFDTNKSAP